The following are encoded together in the Plasmodium malariae genome assembly, chromosome: 1 genome:
- the PmUG01_01025400 gene encoding kinesin-like protein, putative has translation MNKRAYSESVVPSKHSISTSSGISSSGSSSSGSSSSGSSSSGSSSSGSSSSGSSSSGSSSSGSSSSGISSSGRRNDVKDLNNDIRENNKTEGKNEKKLENVVVRIRKLEKHEKSTLHADPNDKTALYFDKDFEIEKYNFDIVFDENDDNKMIFNKIGGHIMVNNVCEGFKETIITYGQTGSGKTYTLFGSNNEYGIIYYFVYNLYKLCTAKNKKKKIYLSIYEILGDTLIDLISTLNEKNVEFYTEEHYLKTIRYTYKVVNIKNYEMAKKIIDTACLLRNVEATSQNMRSSRSHAIIQFFVKISDSTVNNGIETIREYYGVLTLVDLVGCEREEFNTNKSASKNDKTSSKFLNSSLTSLNKMLRKMQMGNLDESDKRQSVLCKVLFNYIQKTCGVCLIFCFNPRISQKSLTSSTLIMASDCKKIKSKRKQLIHVKSENKEDFFKKIAHDGNKKSIQNKDQYEEKSWDVFDSSKKDLNDTNIEEDKKNAKDDMHAKNNSTIFLIYSNDDKDHHAVNILNKKKDNEKVNIFKNIAHELVNEQMREEKKKILLIEQLKNDLVKLKNECAFWKRETHNYHNKLKILNKNYLKINEFLFRTLNTNSSDSCNSLNICNSASSKYEEQIHERQRSRQISLNNNKPFFPVEKYEQARNFEKENVSNNLSSVQREGENDDQQKIEKNLPDLVSSNDLQAGTYIPSSNSNINNSNSNSNSNSNSNSNSNSNSNSNSNSNSNSNSNSNSNRSNNGVNCRVKKNYTMIDTYQMNENKPEKGKQYTKYYSFNEKKKYKEEFVHNKSPDHVKNLRKFCTQELINYEHNYEHNYEHEYEHKYEHKYEHNSALNSAQVQMGQHDKQNHEQVKQVKNTKTNFYDKNVSHITYNQHNEHVLKNVNTLCNKNIKRENINLNLKEINKNNFTVNTFQKKNTSNSNEEQLVNKNILMKEYQTAKTRSPRCDNIHKEIYNKKNTEQKIVINDQSYLSKGDEETTKAVTINPASPINFNNFDEVTVESLATKIKNRILKSRSLSIAR, from the exons ATGAATAAAAGGGCATACAGTGAATCTGTGGTTCCGTCTAAGCATTCAA TTAGTACTAGCAGTGGTATTAGTAGCAGtggtagtagtagcagtggtagtagtagcagtggtagtagtagcagtggtagtagtagcagtggtagtagtagcagtggtagtagtagcagtggtagtagtagcagtggtagtagtagcagtggTATTAGTAGCAGTGGTA GAAGAAATGACGTAAAAGATTTAAACAATGATATaagggaaaataataaaactgaAGGAAAGAATGAAAAGAAATTAGAAAATGTTGTAGTTAGAATTAGAAAATTAGAAAAGCATGAAAAGTCAACATTGCATGCAGATCCTAATGATAAGACtgctttatattttgataaagATTTTGAAATAGAGAAATACAATTTCGATATAGTTTTTGAtgaaaatgatgataataaaatgatttttaataaaataggtGGTCATATAATGGTTAATAATGTTTGTGAAGGATTTAAAGAAACTATAATAACATACGGTCAAACAGGCAGTGGTAAAACATATACTTTATTCGGAtcaaataatgaatatgGTATCatctattattttgtttataatttatataaattatgtactgcaaagaataaaaaaaaaaaaatttatctaagcatatatgaaatattaggGGATACTTTAATTGATCTCATATCTacattaaatgaaaaaaacgtCGAATTTTACACAGAAGAGCATTACCTTAAGACTATTAGATATACTTATAAAGTTGTcaatataaagaattatgaaatggccaaaaaaataattgataCCGCATGTTTGCTCCGAAATGTCGAGGCTACTTCCCAGAATATGCG GTCAAGCAGGTCCCATGCGATCATTCagttttttgtaaaaatttctGACTCCACAGTTAATAACGGCATTGAAACAATTAGGGAGTACTATGGCGTACTAACACTAGTGGACTTGGTTGGATGTGAACGAGAAGAATTTAACACAAATAAAAGTGCaagtaaaaatgataaaacatCTAGTAAATTTTTGAATTCATCTCTTACATCTCTTAATAAGATGTTGAGAAAAATGCAa ATGGGAAATTTAGACGAATCGGATAAACGTCAAAGCGTTTTGTGTAAAGTGCTCTTTAACTACATTCAGAAGACCTGTGGAGTTTGCCTCATTTTTTGCTTCAACCCCAGAATAAGCCAAAAGAGT CTAACCAGCTCAACGCTTATCATGGCCAGTGattgcaaaaaaataaaaagcaaaagaaaGCAGCTAATTCATGTTAAGTctgaaaataaagaagattttttcaaaaagatTGCACATGATGGGAATAAAAAGAGTATTCAGAATAAAGATCAGTACGAAGAAAAAAGTTGGGATGTATTTGATTCCTCTAAAAAGGATTTAAATGATACAAATATTGAagaagacaaaaaaaatgctaaGGATGATATGCATGCTAAGAATAATTCCACgatatttcttatttattcaAATGATGATAAAGATCATCATgctgttaatattttaaataaaaaaaaagataatgaaaaagtcaatatttttaaaaatattgcacATGAATTGGTAAATGAGCAAAtgagagaagaaaaaaaaaaaatactccTTATAGagcaattaaaaaatgatctTGTTAAACTGAAAAACGAATGCGCTTTTTGGAAAAGGGAAACACATAATTATCACAATAAactgaaaatattaaataaaaattatttaaaaatcaaTGAATTTCTTTTTAGAACTTTAAATACTAACTCTTCTGATAGTTGTAATTCCCTCAATATTTGCAATTCGGCTTCTTCCAAATATGAAGAACAAATACATGAACGACAAAGAAGTCGTCAAATCAGcttaaataataacaaaccGTTTTTCCCTGTAGAGAAATATGAACAGGCAAGAAATTTcgaaaaggaaaatgttTCAAATAATCTTTCAAGTGTGCAAAGGGAAGGTGAAAATGATGACCaacaaaaaattgaaaagaaTTTGCCTGACTTGGTCAGCTCAAACGATCTACAAGCTGGCACATACATACCAAGCAGTAATAGTAACATCAACaatagcaatagtaatagtaacagtaatagtaatagtaacagtaatagtaacagtaatagtaacagcaatagtaatagtaatagtaacagcaatagtaatagtaatagtaataggaGTAATAACGGTGTAAATTGTCGTGTGAAAAAGAACTACACTATGATCGACACTTACCaaatgaatgaaaataaGCCAGAAAAAGGTAAACAATACACAAAATACTACtcttttaatgaaaaaaaaaaatacaaagaaGAATTTGTGCATAATAAATCACCTGACCATGTAAAAAATCTCCGCAAATTTTGCACACAAGagttaataaattatgaacataatTATGAACATAATTATGAACATGAATACGAAcataaatatgaacataaatatgaacataatTCCGCCCTAAATTCTGCACAGGTACAAATGGGCCAACATGACAAGCAAAATCATGAACAAGTCAAGCAAgtaaaaaatacgaaaacgaatttttatgataaaaatgtttcACATATTACGTATAATCAACATAATGAACATGTccttaaaaatgtaaatacgttatgcaataaaaatataaaaagagaaaatatcaatttaaatctgaaagaaataaacaaaaataattttacagttaatacatttcaaaaaaaaaatacgagTAACTCAAACGAGGAACAGctagtaaataaaaacattttaatgaAAGAATATCAAACTGCTAAAACTAGGTCTCCACGTTGTGATAACATTCAcaaggaaatatataataagaaaaatactgAACAGAAAATTGTTATAAACGATCAATCATATTTAAGTAAAGGGGATGAAGAAACAACAAAAGCGGTTACTATAAACCCTGCTTCACCTATTAActttaataattttgatgAGGTCACAGTGGAATCCTTAGctactaaaataaaaaatagaatattaaAATCGAGAAGCTTGTCCATAGCTCGATAA